In Candidatus Falkowbacteria bacterium, a genomic segment contains:
- a CDS encoding aquaporin: MNKYIAEAIGTFALTLVVGLSLAGEFPVSTPILAALTLGLFVYSVGHLSGTHLNPAVTIGAWSIKKISNEDAIAYLIAQFFGAAAALTLISTVATPETLTVTNEIKIGVAEGVGALFFAFGIASVVYGKTPNQLSGIMVGGSLLLGIAFAVLLGSNGLINPAVAMGVKSFNVMYILGPIIGSVVGMQAYKYLRE, encoded by the coding sequence ATGAATAAATACATTGCTGAGGCCATTGGGACTTTTGCACTAACATTAGTCGTTGGTCTTTCATTAGCCGGTGAATTTCCGGTTTCAACGCCAATTTTGGCAGCTTTAACGCTTGGTTTGTTTGTTTACTCTGTTGGGCATTTATCAGGTACTCACTTAAACCCAGCTGTGACAATTGGGGCCTGGAGTATTAAAAAAATCTCTAATGAAGATGCGATTGCCTATCTTATTGCCCAATTTTTTGGTGCAGCGGCAGCTCTAACCTTAATTTCAACAGTTGCCACCCCAGAAACTTTAACGGTCACAAATGAAATTAAGATAGGTGTTGCGGAAGGTGTTGGAGCCTTGTTCTTTGCCTTTGGTATTGCTTCTGTTGTCTATGGAAAAACTCCAAACCAACTTTCAGGCATAATGGTTGGTGGTTCATTGCTACTTGGTATTGCTTTTGCAGTACTTCTTGGGTCTAATGGACTTATTAATCCAGCTGTAGCAATGGGTGTTAAGTCATTTAATGTAATGTATATTCTTGGACCAATTATTGGTTCTGTAGTTGGTATGCAGGCTTATAAATATCTTCGTGAATAG
- the cyaB gene encoding class IV adenylate cyclase — protein MREIEIKLKAKNFENLEKSLNDKGVLLSIPITQHDVIYSLNNSTKEFESAGEKDVIIRLRYLKDKTVLTLKKQCSRELDNLEYETEVKEPDQMHNILSILGWTPIVGVKKIRRKGKLGEYEICLDQVEKLGDFVELEKLAADDVNPEQIREELFKELETLGLSRNDEETRGYDTQMYQLGLTLLSSPI, from the coding sequence ATGAGAGAAATCGAAATTAAACTTAAGGCAAAAAACTTTGAAAATTTAGAAAAATCCTTGAATGATAAGGGGGTGCTTTTATCAATACCTATTACTCAACATGATGTTATTTATTCTTTGAATAATAGTACAAAAGAGTTTGAATCTGCTGGAGAAAAAGACGTTATTATTCGTCTACGGTATTTAAAAGATAAGACGGTTTTAACCTTAAAAAAACAATGTTCAAGAGAGTTAGATAATTTAGAGTATGAAACAGAAGTTAAAGAACCAGATCAAATGCATAACATATTATCTATATTAGGCTGGACGCCAATTGTTGGAGTAAAAAAAATAAGAAGAAAGGGTAAACTTGGTGAATATGAAATTTGTCTTGATCAAGTCGAAAAGTTAGGGGATTTTGTAGAACTTGAAAAACTTGCAGCTGATGATGTTAATCCAGAACAAATTAGAGAAGAATTGTTTAAAGAACTAGAAACATTAGGACTTTCAAGAAATGATGAGGAGACTAGGGGCTATGATACACAGATGTATCAACTTGGCTTAACCCTCTTGTCATCCCCGATTTAG